From the Psychrobacillus sp. FSL K6-4046 genome, one window contains:
- a CDS encoding zf-HC2 domain-containing protein: MSACPERIVHYMHEYLDGEISREHELELKSHLQSCQECRNHMHELSDVVAFVKGAAHVEAPNDFTLSVMSRLPKEKSHTGVSRWFRQHPVLTAAAMFMLLMSSALFSNYNNDQQFSFTKQENVIVEGETVIIPEGQVVKGDLIVKNGDVRVDGELDGNLTVINGSVIDGSKYMASTANVTGKTEEINKAFDWLWYTIKDTAKEITSFFKSDKTEE, from the coding sequence ATGAGTGCGTGTCCAGAACGAATTGTTCACTATATGCATGAATATCTAGATGGTGAAATTAGTCGTGAACACGAGCTGGAGCTCAAGTCACACTTGCAATCGTGCCAAGAGTGTCGCAATCATATGCATGAGTTAAGCGATGTAGTAGCCTTTGTAAAAGGAGCAGCTCATGTAGAGGCACCAAATGATTTTACTCTATCAGTTATGTCTAGACTTCCAAAAGAAAAATCACATACTGGTGTAAGCAGATGGTTTAGACAGCATCCTGTTCTTACGGCAGCAGCTATGTTTATGTTGTTAATGAGTAGTGCACTTTTCTCTAATTATAATAACGATCAACAATTCTCATTTACAAAGCAAGAGAACGTTATTGTCGAGGGAGAAACAGTTATAATCCCTGAGGGACAAGTCGTTAAGGGAGATTTAATAGTTAAGAATGGCGATGTACGCGTTGATGGAGAGTTGGATGGAAATTTAACAGTAATTAATGGGTCCGTTATTGACGGTTCTAAATATATGGCTTCCACAGCTAATGTTACAGGTAAAACAGAGGAAATTAACAAAGCATTCGATTGGCTATGGTATACCATAAAGGACACTGCTAAGGAAATTACCTCTTTCTTTAAAAGCGATAAGACTGAAGAATAA
- the sigW gene encoding RNA polymerase sigma factor SigW yields MDAIVNKRIKQVLKGDKDAFAEIVDLYQNRLFQVCYRMLGNRHEAEDIAQEAFVRAYINIHTFDQKRKFSTWLYRIATNLCIDRIRKKKPDYYLDAEVKGTEGLDMYSQIAASDELPEEELMKLELQDRIQYEISRLPDKYRSAIVLKYMEELSLQEISEILDLPLGTVKTRIHRGREALRKQLSKQPNL; encoded by the coding sequence ATGGATGCGATAGTTAACAAAAGAATAAAACAAGTACTAAAAGGAGATAAAGACGCATTCGCGGAGATTGTCGACCTTTACCAAAATAGGCTTTTCCAAGTTTGCTATAGAATGCTTGGCAATCGTCACGAAGCTGAAGATATAGCTCAAGAGGCATTTGTCCGGGCCTATATAAATATTCATACGTTCGATCAGAAAAGAAAATTTTCTACATGGCTATATCGTATAGCTACGAATTTATGTATTGATCGTATACGTAAAAAAAAGCCTGACTATTATTTAGATGCAGAAGTGAAGGGTACGGAAGGTCTTGACATGTATTCTCAAATAGCTGCCTCTGATGAACTTCCAGAGGAAGAGTTGATGAAACTAGAGCTACAAGATAGAATTCAATATGAGATCAGCCGTCTTCCAGATAAGTATCGATCTGCTATAGTGCTTAAATACATGGAGGAACTATCCTTGCAAGAAATAAGTGAAATTTTAGACCTCCCATTAGGCACAGTAAAAACAAGAATACATCGAGGTCGGGAAGCGCTTAGAAAACAATTAAGTAAACAACCGAATCTTTAA
- the rocF gene encoding arginase: protein MNKLNLTIIGVPMDLGQNRRGVDMGPSAIRYAGVVERLTDLGHTVKDEGDILISQIRKEESSTTLRNLEQVIEANTALANKVHSVVEAGDFPLVLGGDHSIAIGTLAGLSDQYENLGVIWYDAHADLNTAETSPSGNIHGMPLAVSIGLGHKDLVNIREFAPKIKPENIVIIGARSVDPGERELIREKGIKVFSMHEIDKLGMTEVMNQTITYFLERKVDGVHLSLDLDGLDPLYTPGVGTPVPGGISYRESHLAMEMLYSSHLISSAEFVEVNPILDEKNKTADTAVALMGSLFGESLI from the coding sequence ATGAATAAATTAAATCTAACAATTATAGGGGTTCCTATGGATCTTGGTCAAAATAGACGTGGGGTAGATATGGGACCAAGTGCAATTCGTTATGCAGGAGTAGTGGAACGCTTAACTGACCTTGGTCATACGGTGAAGGATGAAGGGGATATTTTAATCAGTCAGATTAGAAAAGAAGAGTCGTCTACAACCTTAAGAAATTTAGAGCAGGTGATTGAAGCTAATACAGCTCTCGCCAATAAAGTGCATTCAGTTGTAGAGGCAGGGGATTTCCCTCTTGTCCTAGGTGGAGATCATAGTATAGCGATCGGTACATTAGCAGGTCTTTCTGATCAATATGAAAATCTAGGGGTTATCTGGTACGATGCTCATGCAGACTTAAACACTGCTGAAACTTCTCCATCGGGGAATATTCACGGTATGCCATTAGCCGTAAGCATAGGCTTAGGTCACAAGGATTTAGTGAACATACGTGAATTTGCACCGAAGATTAAACCTGAGAATATAGTTATAATTGGCGCCCGTTCTGTTGACCCGGGAGAGAGAGAACTGATTAGAGAAAAAGGCATTAAAGTTTTCTCCATGCATGAAATAGATAAGCTAGGGATGACCGAGGTTATGAATCAAACGATAACTTACTTCCTGGAACGTAAAGTGGATGGTGTGCATTTGTCTCTTGACTTAGATGGATTAGATCCGCTATATACACCTGGAGTTGGAACGCCTGTACCAGGAGGTATAAGCTATCGTGAAAGTCATTTAGCCATGGAAATGCTTTATTCCTCTCATTTAATTTCATCTGCTGAATTTGTAGAGGTAAATCCTATTCTCGATGAGAAAAATAAAACAGCTGATACTGCAGTCGCACTTATGGGGTCATTATTTGGAGAAAGCTTAATATAA
- a CDS encoding GNAT family protein, with protein MESLILGDVTLRLLTKSDIPLLWELYEPSVFEYMLHTVESEEQLGDWLQAGIDQMQGQQTAIVYVVEHTDTKKIMGTTRIYGIDQVNGACEIGSTFYGKAYQRTHVNTTCKFLMLQHCFETLGMIRVQFKTDELNLPSQRAIERIGGIKEGVLRNERVRSNGTVRNAVLYSIVNEEWAETKKYLQLLMNKYT; from the coding sequence ATGGAAAGCTTAATCCTTGGGGACGTTACATTAAGATTATTAACGAAAAGCGATATACCGTTACTGTGGGAGCTGTATGAGCCTAGTGTATTTGAATATATGTTACATACGGTAGAAAGTGAAGAACAGCTAGGAGATTGGCTGCAGGCAGGCATTGATCAAATGCAAGGTCAACAAACCGCAATTGTTTATGTAGTGGAACATACAGATACAAAAAAAATAATGGGTACGACTAGGATTTACGGGATAGATCAAGTTAACGGTGCTTGTGAAATTGGCTCTACTTTTTACGGGAAAGCTTATCAGAGAACTCATGTAAATACGACCTGTAAGTTCTTGATGCTCCAGCATTGCTTTGAGACGCTGGGGATGATTCGTGTACAGTTTAAAACTGACGAGTTAAACTTACCGTCACAGCGAGCTATTGAAAGAATTGGGGGCATCAAGGAAGGCGTATTAAGGAACGAACGTGTGAGATCCAACGGGACCGTCAGAAACGCGGTTTTATATTCGATTGTAAATGAAGAATGGGCAGAAACAAAAAAATATCTTCAGTTATTAATGAATAAATATACATGA